TGTTTTGCATGGTTGTATATTCATACTTTTACTTATGAAAAGATTAATAGTGGTTTTTTGGTTGCTTATGTTTACTCTTGTGGTTTACGGTCAATGGTATAGGGAGGTATCTTTTTATCAGATATTTCCTAGGAGTTTTTACGATAGCAATGGAGATGGTATAGGTGATTTGAAAGGTATTATTCAAAAGCTTGACTATATAAAGTCTTTAGGAGTTGGTGCTATTTGGTTGAATCCGACTTTTCCTTCACCTTCTTATCACGGTTATGATATTGTAGACTATTATGACGTAAATCCACAGTTTGGTACCTTAGATGATATGAAACTACTTATAAGTGAAGCACGCAAAAGGGAGATGAAAATTTTACTTGATCTAGTTATAAATCATACATCTTCTGATATAGAGTGGTTTAAAAAGTCAGAACTTAAAGATACTTTTTATGATAGTTGGTATGTGTGGGTTTCAAGAATACCTTATGTTGAAGGTAAATATGGGTGGGCTAAGCCTTGGACAAAAGGGAATAGCCCTTGGGAAGTATGGTCATTTTCTAGAATTCGTAAGGAGTATTATTATAGTGCTTTTTGGAGTGGTATGCCGGACCTTAATTTAAGAAACCCAGATGTGGTGAATGAAATATACAAAATAGCACGATACTGGCTTGGTTTAGGAGTAGGAGGGTTTCGCTTAGATGCTATAAGGTACCTTATTGAAACAGGTCCTGCTGAAGGTCAAGCAGATACTCAGGAAACAATAGAATTTGTTAGGGAGTTCAATAATTTTTGTAAAAAAGTTAATCCATATTCCTTTAATGTAGGTGAGGTTTGGACCGCTAAT
This genomic window from Brevinematales bacterium contains:
- a CDS encoding alpha-amylase family glycosyl hydrolase, with the protein product MKRLIVVFWLLMFTLVVYGQWYREVSFYQIFPRSFYDSNGDGIGDLKGIIQKLDYIKSLGVGAIWLNPTFPSPSYHGYDIVDYYDVNPQFGTLDDMKLLISEARKREMKILLDLVINHTSSDIEWFKKSELKDTFYDSWYVWVSRIPYVEGKYGWAKPWTKGNSPWEVWSFSRIRKEYYYSAFWSGMPDLNLRNPDVVNEIYKIARYWLGLGVGGFRLDAIRYLIETGPAEGQADTQETIEFVREFNNFCKKVNPYSFNVGEVWTANETVYRYKDSIDGCFDFELREVISSTVGFGPRVGRFYEYINKMLVLTKSIQNWKFFYPFSSNHDMTRVHSILFRRPDNFERLKMFYTILFTLPGNPFVYYGDEIGMVNSPYQRGDMAYRDPMVWENSGNVGFTVSKPWIQPNPDPIINLKTQKDDPNSVFSHFVKVSSIRNSKKTLVYGDIRILNNSVSNRLVSYLRFDEKNVIVVLVYPYDTETNVTVFFDEDTYVRISNKTLFDLLGKGKIYVNSKELEFNFRGYTNMILSLH